In Rattus norvegicus strain BN/NHsdMcwi chromosome 1, GRCr8, whole genome shotgun sequence, a genomic segment contains:
- the Aldh3b2l1 gene encoding aldehyde dehydrogenase family 3 member B3 isoform X2: MQSLQSAFESDMSEIILCQNEVDLALKNLQTWMKDESVSTNFLTKFSSAFIRKEPFGLVLIIAPWNYPLNLMIMPLVGAIAAGNCVVLKPSEMSKNTEKVLAELLPQYLDQSCFAVVLGGPEETGQLLKHKFDYIFFTGSPRVGKIVMAAAAKHLTPITLELGGKNPCYVDDNCDPQTVANRVAWFRYFNAGQTCVAPDYVLCSQEMQERLVPALQNAITRFYGDNPQTSPNLGRIINQKHFERLQGLLGCGRVAIGGQSDEGERYIAPTVLVDVQETEPVMQEEIFGPILPLVTVRNLDEAIEFINRREKPLALYAYSNNVEVIKQVLARTSSGSFCGNDGFMHMTLSSLPFGGVGSSGMGRYHGKFSFDTFSNQRACLLSCSGMEKLNDLRYPPYSPRRQQLLRWAMGSQSCSLL, translated from the exons ATGCAAAGCCTCCAG tCAGCCTTCGAGTCAGACATGAGTGAGATCATCCTGTGTCAGAACGAGGTGGACCTGGCCCTCAAGAACCTGCAGACGTGGATGAAGGACGAGTCTGTGTCCACCAACTTT CTCACGAAGTTCAGCTCAGCCTTCATCCGGAAAGAGCCCTTTGGCCTGGTACTTATCATCGCTCCCTGGAATTATCCTCTGAACTTGATGATCATGCCTCTAGTGGGGGCCATTGCTGCAG GAAACTGTGTGGTGCTGAAGCCATCAGAAATGAGCAAGAACACAGAGAAGGTGCTGGCAGAGCTGCTACCCCAGTATCTGGACCAG AGCTGCTTTGCTGTGGTGCTGGGTGGGCCCGAGGAGACCGGGCAGCTGCTGAAGCACAAATTTGACTACATCTTCTTCACAG GGAGCCCTCGGGTAGGCAAGATCGTCATGGCTGCTGCTGCCAAACACCTGACGCCCATCACCCTGGAGCTGGGGGGTAAGAACCCCTGCTATGTGGATGACAACTGCGACCCCCAGACAGTGGCCAACCGTGTGGCCTGGTTCCGCTACTTTAACGCCGGCCAGACCTGTGTGGCCCCGGATTATGTCCTGTGTAGCCAGGAGATGCAGGAGCGGCTGGTGCCCGCCCTGCAGAATGCCATCACGCGTTTCTATGGAGACAACCCACAGACCTCCCCCAACCTGGGCAGAATCATCAACCAGAAGCATTTCGAGCGGCTCCAGGGATTGCTGGGCTGTGGCCGTGTGGCCATCGGGGGCCAGAGCGATGAGGGGGAGCGCTACATTG CCCCCACAGTGTTAGTGGATGTGCAGGAGACAGAGCCCGTGATGCAGGAGGAGATCTTTGGACCCATCCTGCCCCTGGTGACTGTGAGGAACCTGGATGAGGCGATTGAGTTCATCAACCGGAGGGAGAAGCCACTTGCGCTGTATGCCTATTCCAACAATGTGGAG gtCATCAAACAGGTGTTGGCCCGGACCAGCAGTGGGAGCTTCTGCGGGAACGATGGCTTTATGCACATGACCCTGTCCAGCCTTCCTTTTggaggagtgg GATCGAGTGGGATGGGCAGGTACCACGGCAAGTTCTCCTTTGACACCTTTTCTAATCAGCGTGCCTGCCTGCTGAGCTGCTCTGGGATGGAAAAGCTTAATGACCTCCGTTACCCACCCTATAGTCCCCGTAGGCAACAGCTGCTAAGATGGGCTATGGGCTCCCAGAGCTGCTCCCTCCTGTGA
- the Aldh3b2-ps1 gene encoding aldehyde dehydrogenase family 3 member B3-like isoform X2, with amino-acid sequence MQSLQSAFESDMSEIILCQNEVDLALKNLQTWMKDESVSTNFLTKFSSAFIRKEPFGLVLIIAPWNYPLNLMIMPLVGAIAAGNCVVLKPSEMSKNTEKVLAELLPQYLDQSCFAVVLGGPEETGQLLKHKFDYIFFTGSPRVGKIVMAAAAKHLTPITLELGGKNPCYVDDNCDPQTVANRVAWFRYFNAGQTCVAPDYVLCSQEMQERLVPALQNAITRFYGDNPQTSPNLGRIINQKHFERLQGLLGCGRVAIGGQSDEGERYIAPTVLVDVQETEPVMQEEIFGPILPLVTVRNLDEAIEFINRREKPLALYAYSNNVEVIKQVLARTSSGSFCGNDGFMHMTLSSLPFGGVGSSGMGRYHGKFSFDTFSNQRACLLSCSGMEKLNDLRYPPYSPRRQQLLRWAMGSQSCSLL; translated from the exons tCAGCCTTCGAGTCAGACATGAGTGAGATCATCCTGTGTCAGAACGAGGTGGACCTGGCCCTCAAGAACCTGCAGACGTGGATGAAGGACGAGTCTGTGTCCACCAACTTT CTCACGAAGTTCAGCTCAGCCTTCATCCGGAAAGAGCCCTTTGGCCTGGTACTTATCATCGCTCCCTGGAATTATCCTCTGAACTTGATGATCATGCCTCTAGTGGGGGCCATTGCTGCAG GAAACTGTGTGGTGCTGAAGCCATCAGAAATGAGCAAGAACACAGAGAAGGTGCTGGCAGAGCTGCTACCCCAGTATCTGGACCAG AGCTGCTTTGCTGTGGTGCTGGGTGGGCCCGAGGAGACCGGGCAGCTGCTGAAGCACAAATTTGACTACATCTTCTTCACAG GGAGCCCTCGGGTAGGCAAGATCGTCATGGCTGCTGCTGCCAAACACCTGACGCCCATCACCCTGGAGCTGGGGGGTAAGAACCCCTGCTATGTGGATGACAACTGCGACCCCCAGACAGTGGCCAACCGTGTGGCCTGGTTCCGCTACTTTAACGCCGGCCAGACCTGTGTGGCCCCGGATTATGTCCTGTGTAGCCAGGAGATGCAGGAGCGGCTGGTGCCCGCCCTGCAGAATGCCATCACGCGTTTCTATGGAGACAACCCACAGACCTCCCCCAACCTGGGCAGAATCATCAACCAGAAGCATTTCGAGCGGCTCCAGGGATTGCTGGGCTGTGGCCGTGTGGCCATCGGGGGCCAGAGCGATGAGGGGGAGCGCTACATTG CCCCCACAGTGTTAGTGGATGTGCAGGAGACAGAGCCCGTGATGCAGGAGGAGATCTTTGGACCCATCCTGCCCCTGGTGACTGTGAGGAACCTGGATGAGGCGATTGAGTTCATCAACCGGAGGGAGAAGCCACTTGCGCTGTATGCCTATTCCAACAATGTGGAG gtCATCAAACAGGTGTTGGCCCGGACCAGCAGTGGGAGCTTCTGCGGGAACGATGGCTTTATGCACATGACCCTGTCCAGCCTTCCTTTTggaggagtgg GATCGAGTGGGATGGGCAGGTACCACGGCAAGTTCTCCTTTGACACCTTTTCTAATCAGCGTGCCTGCCTGCTGAGCTGCTCTGGGATGGAAAAGCTTAATGACCTCCGTTACCCACCCTATAGTCCCCGTAGGCAACAGCTGCTAAGATGGGCTATGGGCTCCCAGAGCTGCTCCCTCCTGTGA
- the Aldh3b2 gene encoding aldehyde dehydrogenase family 3 member B2 isoform X1, whose protein sequence is MSAADTGSEPCQGAGPSEATLHTLREAFNAGRTRPAEFRTAQLQGLGRFLKDNKQLLQDALAKDVGKSAFESDMSEIILCQNEVDLALKNLQTWMKDESVSTNFLTKFSSAFIRKEPFGLVLIIAPWNYPLNLMIMPLVGAIAAGNCVVLKPSEMSKNTEKVLAELLPQYLDQSCFAVVLGGPEETGQLLKHKFDYIFFTGSPRVGKIVMAAAAKHLTPITLELGGKNPCYVDDNCDPQTVANRVAWFRYFNAGQTCVAPDYVLCSQEMQERLVPALQNAITRFYGDNPQTSPNLGRIINQKHFERLQGLLGCGRVAIGGQSDEGERYIAPTVLVDVQETEPVMQEEIFGPILPLVTVRSLDEAVNFINQREKPLALYAFSNNGQVVTQMLECTSSGSFGGNDGFLYLTLPALPLGGVGNSGMGRYHGKFSFDTFSHQRACLLSSPGMEKLNDLRYPPYGTWDQQLISWAMGSQSCTLL, encoded by the exons ATGTCTGCTGCGGACACAGGCTCGGAGCCCTGTCAGGG GGCAGGCCCCTCTGAGGCTACACTGCACACACTGCGGGAGGCCTTCAATGCAGGGCGGACTCGGCCTGCTGAGTTCCGGACAGCCCAGCTGCAAGGCCTGGGCCGCTTCTTGAAGGACAACAAGCAGCTGCTGCAGGATGCACTGGCTAAGGATGTGGGCAAG tCAGCCTTCGAGTCAGACATGAGTGAGATCATCCTGTGTCAGAACGAGGTGGACCTGGCCCTCAAGAACCTGCAGACGTGGATGAAGGACGAGTCTGTGTCCACCAACTTT CTCACGAAGTTCAGCTCAGCCTTCATCCGGAAAGAGCCCTTTGGCCTGGTACTTATCATCGCTCCCTGGAATTATCCTCTGAACTTGATGATCATGCCTCTAGTGGGGGCCATTGCTGCAG GAAACTGTGTGGTGCTGAAGCCATCAGAAATGAGCAAGAACACAGAGAAGGTGCTGGCAGAGCTGCTACCCCAGTATCTGGACCAG AGCTGCTTTGCTGTGGTGCTGGGTGGGCCCGAGGAGACCGGGCAGCTGCTGAAGCACAAATTTGACTACATCTTCTTCACAG GGAGCCCTCGGGTAGGCAAGATCGTCATGGCTGCTGCTGCCAAACACCTGACGCCCATCACCCTGGAGCTGGGGGGTAAGAACCCCTGCTATGTGGATGACAACTGCGACCCCCAGACAGTGGCCAACCGTGTGGCCTGGTTCCGCTACTTTAACGCCGGCCAGACCTGTGTGGCCCCGGATTATGTCCTGTGTAGCCAGGAGATGCAGGAGCGGCTGGTGCCCGCCCTGCAGAATGCCATCACGCGTTTCTATGGAGACAACCCACAGACCTCCCCCAACCTGGGCAGAATCATCAACCAGAAGCATTTCGAGCGGCTCCAGGGATTGCTGGGCTGTGGCCGTGTGGCCATCGGGGGCCAGAGCGATGAGGGGGAGCGCTACATTG CCCCCACAGTGTTAGTGGATGTGCAGGAGACAGAACCTGTGATGCAGGAGGAGATCTTTGGGCCCATCCTGCCCTTGGTGACTGTGCGGAGCCTGGATGAGGCCGTTAACTTCATTAACCAGCGGGAGAAGCCACTGGCATTGTATGCCTTCTCCAACAATGGccag GTGGTGACCCAGATGTTGGAATGCACCAGCAGCGGTAGCTTCGGAGGCAACGACGGCTTCCTCTACCTGACCCTACCAGCTCTGCCCCTGGGGGGAGTTG GTAACAGTGGGATGGGCAGGTACCATGGCAAGTTCTCCTTTGACACCTTCTCCCACCAGCGTGCCTGCCTGCTGAGCAGCCCTGGGATGGAAAAGCTTAATGACCTCCGTTACCCACCTTATGGTACCTGGGACCAACAACTGATAAGCTGGGCTATGGGCTCCCAGAGCTGCACTCTCCTGTGA
- the Aldh3b2l1 gene encoding aldehyde dehydrogenase family 3 member B2 isoform X1 — translation MSAADTGSEPCQGAGPSEATLHTLREAFNAGRTRPAEFRTAQLQGLGRFLKDNKQLLQDALAKDVGKSAFESDMSEIILCQNEVDLALKNLQTWMKDESVSTNFLTKFSSAFIRKEPFGLVLIIAPWNYPLNLMIMPLVGAIAAGNCVVLKPSEMSKNTEKVLAELLPQYLDQSCFAVVLGGPEETGQLLKHKFDYIFFTGSPRVGKIVMAAAAKHLTPITLELGGKNPCYVDDNCDPQTVANRVAWFRYFNAGQTCVAPDYVLCSQEMQERLVPALQNAITRFYGDNPQTSPNLGRIINQKHFERLQGLLGCGRVAIGGQSDEGERYIAPTVLVDVQETEPVMQEEIFGPILPLVTVRNLDEAIEFINRREKPLALYAYSNNVEVIKQVLARTSSGSFCGNDGFMHMTLSSLPFGGVGSSGMGRYHGKFSFDTFSNQRACLLSCSGMEKLNDLRYPPYSPRRQQLLRWAMGSQSCSLL, via the exons ATGTCTGCTGCGGACACAGGCTCGGAGCCCTGTCAGGG GGCAGGCCCCTCTGAGGCTACACTGCACACACTGCGGGAGGCCTTCAATGCAGGGCGGACTCGGCCTGCTGAGTTCCGGACAGCCCAGCTGCAAGGCCTGGGCCGCTTCTTGAAGGACAACAAGCAGCTGCTGCAGGATGCACTGGCTAAGGATGTGGGCAAG tCAGCCTTCGAGTCAGACATGAGTGAGATCATCCTGTGTCAGAACGAGGTGGACCTGGCCCTCAAGAACCTGCAGACGTGGATGAAGGACGAGTCTGTGTCCACCAACTTT CTCACGAAGTTCAGCTCAGCCTTCATCCGGAAAGAGCCCTTTGGCCTGGTACTTATCATCGCTCCCTGGAATTATCCTCTGAACTTGATGATCATGCCTCTAGTGGGGGCCATTGCTGCAG GAAACTGTGTGGTGCTGAAGCCATCAGAAATGAGCAAGAACACAGAGAAGGTGCTGGCAGAGCTGCTACCCCAGTATCTGGACCAG AGCTGCTTTGCTGTGGTGCTGGGTGGGCCCGAGGAGACCGGGCAGCTGCTGAAGCACAAATTTGACTACATCTTCTTCACAG GGAGCCCTCGGGTAGGCAAGATCGTCATGGCTGCTGCTGCCAAACACCTGACGCCCATCACCCTGGAGCTGGGGGGTAAGAACCCCTGCTATGTGGATGACAACTGCGACCCCCAGACAGTGGCCAACCGTGTGGCCTGGTTCCGCTACTTTAACGCCGGCCAGACCTGTGTGGCCCCGGATTATGTCCTGTGTAGCCAGGAGATGCAGGAGCGGCTGGTGCCCGCCCTGCAGAATGCCATCACGCGTTTCTATGGAGACAACCCACAGACCTCCCCCAACCTGGGCAGAATCATCAACCAGAAGCATTTCGAGCGGCTCCAGGGATTGCTGGGCTGTGGCCGTGTGGCCATCGGGGGCCAGAGCGATGAGGGGGAGCGCTACATTG CCCCCACAGTGTTAGTGGATGTGCAGGAGACAGAGCCCGTGATGCAGGAGGAGATCTTTGGACCCATCCTGCCCCTGGTGACTGTGAGGAACCTGGATGAGGCGATTGAGTTCATCAACCGGAGGGAGAAGCCACTTGCGCTGTATGCCTATTCCAACAATGTGGAG gtCATCAAACAGGTGTTGGCCCGGACCAGCAGTGGGAGCTTCTGCGGGAACGATGGCTTTATGCACATGACCCTGTCCAGCCTTCCTTTTggaggagtgg GATCGAGTGGGATGGGCAGGTACCACGGCAAGTTCTCCTTTGACACCTTTTCTAATCAGCGTGCCTGCCTGCTGAGCTGCTCTGGGATGGAAAAGCTTAATGACCTCCGTTACCCACCCTATAGTCCCCGTAGGCAACAGCTGCTAAGATGGGCTATGGGCTCCCAGAGCTGCTCCCTCCTGTGA
- the Aldh3b2 gene encoding aldehyde dehydrogenase family 3 member B2 isoform X2: MQSLQSAFESDMSEIILCQNEVDLALKNLQTWMKDESVSTNFLTKFSSAFIRKEPFGLVLIIAPWNYPLNLMIMPLVGAIAAGNCVVLKPSEMSKNTEKVLAELLPQYLDQSCFAVVLGGPEETGQLLKHKFDYIFFTGSPRVGKIVMAAAAKHLTPITLELGGKNPCYVDDNCDPQTVANRVAWFRYFNAGQTCVAPDYVLCSQEMQERLVPALQNAITRFYGDNPQTSPNLGRIINQKHFERLQGLLGCGRVAIGGQSDEGERYIAPTVLVDVQETEPVMQEEIFGPILPLVTVRSLDEAVNFINQREKPLALYAFSNNGQVVTQMLECTSSGSFGGNDGFLYLTLPALPLGGVGNSGMGRYHGKFSFDTFSHQRACLLSSPGMEKLNDLRYPPYGTWDQQLISWAMGSQSCTLL; this comes from the exons ATGCAAAGCCTCCAG tCAGCCTTCGAGTCAGACATGAGTGAGATCATCCTGTGTCAGAACGAGGTGGACCTGGCCCTCAAGAACCTGCAGACGTGGATGAAGGACGAGTCTGTGTCCACCAACTTT CTCACGAAGTTCAGCTCAGCCTTCATCCGGAAAGAGCCCTTTGGCCTGGTACTTATCATCGCTCCCTGGAATTATCCTCTGAACTTGATGATCATGCCTCTAGTGGGGGCCATTGCTGCAG GAAACTGTGTGGTGCTGAAGCCATCAGAAATGAGCAAGAACACAGAGAAGGTGCTGGCAGAGCTGCTACCCCAGTATCTGGACCAG AGCTGCTTTGCTGTGGTGCTGGGTGGGCCCGAGGAGACCGGGCAGCTGCTGAAGCACAAATTTGACTACATCTTCTTCACAG GGAGCCCTCGGGTAGGCAAGATCGTCATGGCTGCTGCTGCCAAACACCTGACGCCCATCACCCTGGAGCTGGGGGGTAAGAACCCCTGCTATGTGGATGACAACTGCGACCCCCAGACAGTGGCCAACCGTGTGGCCTGGTTCCGCTACTTTAACGCCGGCCAGACCTGTGTGGCCCCGGATTATGTCCTGTGTAGCCAGGAGATGCAGGAGCGGCTGGTGCCCGCCCTGCAGAATGCCATCACGCGTTTCTATGGAGACAACCCACAGACCTCCCCCAACCTGGGCAGAATCATCAACCAGAAGCATTTCGAGCGGCTCCAGGGATTGCTGGGCTGTGGCCGTGTGGCCATCGGGGGCCAGAGCGATGAGGGGGAGCGCTACATTG CCCCCACAGTGTTAGTGGATGTGCAGGAGACAGAACCTGTGATGCAGGAGGAGATCTTTGGGCCCATCCTGCCCTTGGTGACTGTGCGGAGCCTGGATGAGGCCGTTAACTTCATTAACCAGCGGGAGAAGCCACTGGCATTGTATGCCTTCTCCAACAATGGccag GTGGTGACCCAGATGTTGGAATGCACCAGCAGCGGTAGCTTCGGAGGCAACGACGGCTTCCTCTACCTGACCCTACCAGCTCTGCCCCTGGGGGGAGTTG GTAACAGTGGGATGGGCAGGTACCATGGCAAGTTCTCCTTTGACACCTTCTCCCACCAGCGTGCCTGCCTGCTGAGCAGCCCTGGGATGGAAAAGCTTAATGACCTCCGTTACCCACCTTATGGTACCTGGGACCAACAACTGATAAGCTGGGCTATGGGCTCCCAGAGCTGCACTCTCCTGTGA
- the Aldh3b2-ps1 gene encoding aldehyde dehydrogenase family 3 member B2-like isoform X1 → MSAADTGSEPCQGAGPSEATLHTLREAFNAGRTRPAEFRTAQLQGLGRFLKDNKQLLQDALAKDVGKSAFESDMSEIILCQNEVDLALKNLQTWMKDESVSTNFLTKFSSAFIRKEPFGLVLIIAPWNYPLNLMIMPLVGAIAAGNCVVLKPSEMSKNTEKVLAELLPQYLDQSCFAVVLGGPEETGQLLKHKFDYIFFTGSPRVGKIVMAAAAKHLTPITLELGGKNPCYVDDNCDPQTVANRVAWFRYFNAGQTCVAPDYVLCSQEMQERLVPALQNAITRFYGDNPQTSPNLGRIINQKHFERLQGLLGCGRVAIGGQSDEGERYIAPTVLVDVQETEPVMQEEIFGPILPLVTVRNLDEAIEFINRREKPLALYAYSNNVEVIKQVLARTSSGSFCGNDGFMHMTLSSLPFGGVGSSGMGRYHGKFSFDTFSNQRACLLSCSGMEKLNDLRYPPYSPRRQQLLRWAMGSQSCSLL, encoded by the exons GGCAGGCCCCTCTGAGGCTACACTGCACACACTGCGGGAGGCCTTCAATGCAGGGCGGACTCGGCCTGCTGAGTTCCGGACAGCCCAGCTGCAAGGCCTGGGCCGCTTCTTGAAGGACAACAAGCAGCTGCTGCAGGATGCACTGGCTAAGGATGTGGGCAAG tCAGCCTTCGAGTCAGACATGAGTGAGATCATCCTGTGTCAGAACGAGGTGGACCTGGCCCTCAAGAACCTGCAGACGTGGATGAAGGACGAGTCTGTGTCCACCAACTTT CTCACGAAGTTCAGCTCAGCCTTCATCCGGAAAGAGCCCTTTGGCCTGGTACTTATCATCGCTCCCTGGAATTATCCTCTGAACTTGATGATCATGCCTCTAGTGGGGGCCATTGCTGCAG GAAACTGTGTGGTGCTGAAGCCATCAGAAATGAGCAAGAACACAGAGAAGGTGCTGGCAGAGCTGCTACCCCAGTATCTGGACCAG AGCTGCTTTGCTGTGGTGCTGGGTGGGCCCGAGGAGACCGGGCAGCTGCTGAAGCACAAATTTGACTACATCTTCTTCACAG GGAGCCCTCGGGTAGGCAAGATCGTCATGGCTGCTGCTGCCAAACACCTGACGCCCATCACCCTGGAGCTGGGGGGTAAGAACCCCTGCTATGTGGATGACAACTGCGACCCCCAGACAGTGGCCAACCGTGTGGCCTGGTTCCGCTACTTTAACGCCGGCCAGACCTGTGTGGCCCCGGATTATGTCCTGTGTAGCCAGGAGATGCAGGAGCGGCTGGTGCCCGCCCTGCAGAATGCCATCACGCGTTTCTATGGAGACAACCCACAGACCTCCCCCAACCTGGGCAGAATCATCAACCAGAAGCATTTCGAGCGGCTCCAGGGATTGCTGGGCTGTGGCCGTGTGGCCATCGGGGGCCAGAGCGATGAGGGGGAGCGCTACATTG CCCCCACAGTGTTAGTGGATGTGCAGGAGACAGAGCCCGTGATGCAGGAGGAGATCTTTGGACCCATCCTGCCCCTGGTGACTGTGAGGAACCTGGATGAGGCGATTGAGTTCATCAACCGGAGGGAGAAGCCACTTGCGCTGTATGCCTATTCCAACAATGTGGAG gtCATCAAACAGGTGTTGGCCCGGACCAGCAGTGGGAGCTTCTGCGGGAACGATGGCTTTATGCACATGACCCTGTCCAGCCTTCCTTTTggaggagtgg GATCGAGTGGGATGGGCAGGTACCACGGCAAGTTCTCCTTTGACACCTTTTCTAATCAGCGTGCCTGCCTGCTGAGCTGCTCTGGGATGGAAAAGCTTAATGACCTCCGTTACCCACCCTATAGTCCCCGTAGGCAACAGCTGCTAAGATGGGCTATGGGCTCCCAGAGCTGCTCCCTCCTGTGA